From Trichomycterus rosablanca isolate fTriRos1 chromosome 18, fTriRos1.hap1, whole genome shotgun sequence, the proteins below share one genomic window:
- the trim23 gene encoding E3 ubiquitin-protein ligase TRIM23 isoform X1 has translation MAAAMGVNKQGSSASMEQCIRHGRGATGNTVKVLECGVCEDVFSLQGDKVPRLLLCGHTVCHDCLTRLPLHGRAVRCPFDRQATELGDSGVWGLKKNFALLELLERLQNGASNQSGMSEDTLREMGECIIRCDEDESHTASMYCTVCATHLCAECSQLTHSTRTLAKHRRVPLADKPHEKTLCLQHQVHAIEFVCLEEGCQPGPLMCCVCKEYGKHQGHKHAVLEVEANQIRASILDMAHCIRTFTEEVSEYSRKLVGIVQQIEGGEQIVDDGVGMAHTEHIPGTAENARSCVRAYFADLHETLCRQEEMALSVVDAHVRERLIWLRQQQEDMTILLSQVSTACLHCEKTLQQDDCRVVLAKQEINRLLESLQKQQQQFTEMADHVQLDAGIPVTFTKDNRVHIGPKMEIRVVTLGLDGAGKTTILFKLKQDEFMQPIPTIGFNVETVEYKNLKFTIWDVGGKHKLRPLWKHYYLNTQAVVFVIDSCHRDRLMEAHSELAKLLTEKELRDALLLIFANKQDVSGAVSVEEMTELLSLHKLCCGRSWHIQGCDARSGTGLHEGLDWLSRQLVAAGVLDVA, from the exons GTAAAG GTTTTGGAGTGTGGAGTGTGTGAAGACGTCTTTTCACTGCAGGGAGATAAAGTGCCTCGGCTTCTGCTGTGTGGCCACACTGTCTGCCATGACTGTTTGACCCGTCTCCCTCTTCATGGCAGGGCAGTGCGGTGCCCTTTTGACAGGCAGGCTACTGAACTCG GGGACTCAGGAGTATGGGGCCTGAAGAAAAACTTTGCTCTGCTGGAGCTTCTTGAACGGTTACAGAATGGTGCCTCCAATCAGTCAGGCATGTCAGAGGACACTTTGCGAGAGATGGGAGAG TGTATAATTCGCTGTGATGAAGATGAAAGTCACACCGCATCCATGTACTGCACTGTGTGTGCCACTCATTTATGTGCAGAGTGTTCTCAGCTCACGCACTCGACCCGCACTCTGGCCAAACACCGGCGGGTACCACTGGCAGACAAGCCTCATGAGAAGACCCTGTGCTTGCAACACCAGGTTCATGCCATTGAGTTTGTCTGCCTGGAGGAGGGCTGCCAGCCAGGCCCACTTATGTGCTGTGTCTGTAAAGAGTACGGCAAGCATCAAGGACATAAG CATGCAGTTTTGGAAGTTGAGGCCAACCAGATCCGGGCCTCAATTCTGGACATGGCACACTGCATCCGCACCTTCACAGAGGAAGTTTCAGAGTATTCCAGGAAGCTAGTGGGCATTGTGCAGCAGATTGAGGGAGGTGAACAGATTGTGGATGATGGCGTAGGCATGGCCCACACAGAACAT ATTCCGGGGACAGCAGAAAATGCTCGGTCCTGTGTGCGTGCATACTTCGCTGACCTGCACGAGACGCTCTGCCGCCAGGAGGAGATGGCACTCAGTGTAGTGGATGCCCACGTCAGGGAGAGGCTCATCTGGCTCCGGCAGCAGCAGGAGGACATGACCATCCTTCTGTCTCAGGTGTCCACTGCCTGCCTGCACTGCGAGAAGACACTGCAGCAG GACGACTGCAGGGTTGTGCTGGCAAAGCAGGAGATCAACAGACTACTTGAGAGTcttcagaaacagcagcagcagttcACCGAGATGGCTGACCATGTTCAGCTAGATGCAGGCATTCCTGTTACATTTACAAAG GACAACCGTGTGCATATCGGCCCCAAAATGGAAATCCGGGTGGTGACATTGGGTTTGGATGGCGCTGGTAAAACGACCATTCTGTTCAAACTAAAGCAGGACGAGTTCATGCAGCCCATACCAACTATAG GTTTTAATGTGGAGACTGTTGAGTACAAAAATCTAAAATTCACCATCTGGGATGTAGGAGGCAAGCATAAACTCCGGCCTCTTTGGAAACATTACTATCTGAACACACAAG CGGTGGTGTTTGTGATTGACAGCTGTCACAGAGACAGATTAATGGAGGCTCACAGTGAGCTGGCCAAACTGCTGACTGAGAAAGAGCTGAGAGATGCTCTACTGCTCATCTTTGCCAACAAACAG GACGTATCCGGTGCTGTGTCTGTGGAGGAGATGACTGAGCTGCTGAGCCTACACAAGCTGTGCTGTGGTCGGAGCTGGCACATCCAGGGCTGTGATGCACGCAGCGGCACAGGCCTCCATGAGGGTCTGGACTGGCTCTCACGCCAGCTGgtggctgctggagttttggaTGTGGCCTAA
- the trim23 gene encoding E3 ubiquitin-protein ligase TRIM23 isoform X2, with translation MKMKVTPHPCTALCVPLIYVQSVLSSRTRPALWPNTGVCLEEGCQPGPLMCCVCKEYGKHQGHKHAVLEVEANQIRASILDMAHCIRTFTEEVSEYSRKLVGIVQQIEGGEQIVDDGVGMAHTEHIPGTAENARSCVRAYFADLHETLCRQEEMALSVVDAHVRERLIWLRQQQEDMTILLSQVSTACLHCEKTLQQDDCRVVLAKQEINRLLESLQKQQQQFTEMADHVQLDAGIPVTFTKDNRVHIGPKMEIRVVTLGLDGAGKTTILFKLKQDEFMQPIPTIGFNVETVEYKNLKFTIWDVGGKHKLRPLWKHYYLNTQAVVFVIDSCHRDRLMEAHSELAKLLTEKELRDALLLIFANKQDVSGAVSVEEMTELLSLHKLCCGRSWHIQGCDARSGTGLHEGLDWLSRQLVAAGVLDVA, from the exons ATGAAGATGAAAGTCACACCGCATCCATGTACTGCACTGTGTGTGCCACTCATTTATGTGCAGAGTGTTCTCAGCTCACGCACTCGACCCGCACTCTGGCCAAACACCGG TGTCTGCCTGGAGGAGGGCTGCCAGCCAGGCCCACTTATGTGCTGTGTCTGTAAAGAGTACGGCAAGCATCAAGGACATAAG CATGCAGTTTTGGAAGTTGAGGCCAACCAGATCCGGGCCTCAATTCTGGACATGGCACACTGCATCCGCACCTTCACAGAGGAAGTTTCAGAGTATTCCAGGAAGCTAGTGGGCATTGTGCAGCAGATTGAGGGAGGTGAACAGATTGTGGATGATGGCGTAGGCATGGCCCACACAGAACAT ATTCCGGGGACAGCAGAAAATGCTCGGTCCTGTGTGCGTGCATACTTCGCTGACCTGCACGAGACGCTCTGCCGCCAGGAGGAGATGGCACTCAGTGTAGTGGATGCCCACGTCAGGGAGAGGCTCATCTGGCTCCGGCAGCAGCAGGAGGACATGACCATCCTTCTGTCTCAGGTGTCCACTGCCTGCCTGCACTGCGAGAAGACACTGCAGCAG GACGACTGCAGGGTTGTGCTGGCAAAGCAGGAGATCAACAGACTACTTGAGAGTcttcagaaacagcagcagcagttcACCGAGATGGCTGACCATGTTCAGCTAGATGCAGGCATTCCTGTTACATTTACAAAG GACAACCGTGTGCATATCGGCCCCAAAATGGAAATCCGGGTGGTGACATTGGGTTTGGATGGCGCTGGTAAAACGACCATTCTGTTCAAACTAAAGCAGGACGAGTTCATGCAGCCCATACCAACTATAG GTTTTAATGTGGAGACTGTTGAGTACAAAAATCTAAAATTCACCATCTGGGATGTAGGAGGCAAGCATAAACTCCGGCCTCTTTGGAAACATTACTATCTGAACACACAAG CGGTGGTGTTTGTGATTGACAGCTGTCACAGAGACAGATTAATGGAGGCTCACAGTGAGCTGGCCAAACTGCTGACTGAGAAAGAGCTGAGAGATGCTCTACTGCTCATCTTTGCCAACAAACAG GACGTATCCGGTGCTGTGTCTGTGGAGGAGATGACTGAGCTGCTGAGCCTACACAAGCTGTGCTGTGGTCGGAGCTGGCACATCCAGGGCTGTGATGCACGCAGCGGCACAGGCCTCCATGAGGGTCTGGACTGGCTCTCACGCCAGCTGgtggctgctggagttttggaTGTGGCCTAA